The proteins below come from a single Argentina anserina chromosome 1, drPotAnse1.1, whole genome shotgun sequence genomic window:
- the LOC126795184 gene encoding probable protein phosphatase 2C 6, with amino-acid sequence MESTELGRVDSLPELASTISGLSSIITTSRSVRTTARSSGDFSRTTNGSSGEILAVPEVVRAKCVGRNNKGVTWGFTSVIGRRREMEDAVAVIPGFMTRTCDHVGGCTAPGSRSSAEISPVHFFGVYDGHGGSQVAKFCAERMHEVIAQEWDKETVNGCEWQRRWETTFLVGFEKADSEVMTEAGAPEMVGSTAVVVVLSSCQIITSNCGDSRAVLCRGTETIPLTVDQKPDREDELIRIEGEGGRVINWNGARVFGVLAMSRAIGDRYLRPWIIPVPEITFTARTDEDECIVLASDGLWDVMTNHEVGEVARHILRRRRRSMSTSTDEISAAQAIADHLTEIAYGRNSSDNISIIVVDLKARRKRQPRQ; translated from the exons atGGAATCCACAGAACTCGGCCGGGTCGACTCACTCCCCGAACTCGCCTCCACCATCTCCGGCCTCTCCTCCATAATCACCACCAGCCGCTCCGTCCGGACCACAGCCCGGAGCTCCGGGGACTTCTCCAGGACCACCAACGGCAGCTCCGGCGAGATTCTGGCGGTACCGGAGGTGGTGAGGGCCAAGTGCGTGGGGAGGAACAACAAGGGAGTGACGTGGGGGTTCACTTCGGTGATCGGGAGGAGGCGGGAGATGGAGGACGCCGTGGCCGTGATTCCCGGGTTTATGACTCGCACGTGCGATCACGTGGGAGGCTGTACCGCTCCCGGTTCGAGAAGCTCCGCCGAGATCTCCCCCGTCCATTTCTTCGGCGTCTACGACGGCCACGGCGGCAGTCAG GTGGCTAAATTTTGTGCTGAGCGAATGCATGAAGTCATAGCACAAGAGTGGGATAAGGAGACGGTTAATGGCTGTGAATGGCAAAGGAGGTGGGAAACTACTTTTTTAGTTGGGTTTGAGAAGGCTGACAGTGAGGTCATGACAGAGGCAGGTGCACCTGAGATGGTTGGATCAACTGCAGTTGTCGTTGTCCTATCTAGTTGCCAGATTATTACATCAAACTGTGGTGACTCTAGGGCAGTTCTTTGCCGAGGGACAGAAACAATCCCGTTAACTGTTGATCAGAAG CCCGACAGAGAAGATGAACTCATTAGAATTGAaggagagggagggagagtCATAAACTGGAATGGCGCAAGGGTGTTTGGAGTTCTTGCCATGTCAAGAGCTATAG GTGATCGATATCTCAGGCCTTGGATTATCCCAGTTCCTGAGATTACATTCACTGCAAGGACTGATGAGGATGAGTGTATAGTTTTGGCAAGTGATGGACTGTGGGATGTAATGACTAATCACGAGGTAGGGGAGGTGGCTAGACATATTTTAAGAAGGCGGCGAAGGTCCATGTCTACAAGTACTGATGAAATTTCTGCAGCACAAGCCATAGCGGATCATCTTACTGAAATTGCATATGGAAGAAATAGTTCTGACAACATCTCCATCATAGTTGTTGATCTCAAAGCAAGGCGGAAACGTCAGCCAAGGCaatga
- the LOC126784626 gene encoding putative ABC transporter B family member 8, which produces MGSPEEKFESHEKIEKKSADSVFKIFRYADRVDVVLMVFGTIGAIGDGMSTNCLLLFASRLMNNLGYGQNQTQQNNSQGNWMDEVEKCSLYFVYLGLAVMLVAFLEGYCWSKTSERQVLKIRYKYLEAVLRQEVGFFDSQEATTSEVINSISKDTSHLQEVLSEKVPIFFMHSSVFVSGLVFSTFLSWRLSLVAFPTLLLLIIPGMIYGKYLLYLSKQSYNEYGKANTIVEQALSSIKTVYSFTAERTIVERYSAILERTSRLGIKQGIAKGLAIGSTGLSFAIWALLAWYGSHLVMYRGESGGRIYAAGISFVLSGLSLGMALPDLRHFAEASTATSRIFDRIDRKPLIDGEDTKGIVLDNIRGELEFIDVRFTYPSRPDSIVLKDFNLKVEAGKTIALVGASGSGKSTAIALVQRFYDADGGVVRIDGVDIKTLQLKWIRSKMGLVSQEHDLFGTSIKENIMFGKLDANMDVVTAAAMAANAHNFIRQLPEGYETKIGERGALLSGGQKQRIAIARAIIKNPIILLLDEATSALDSESETLVQNALDQASMGRTTLVVAHKLSTVRNADLIAVVSGGCIIEIGSHNDLINRQNGQYAKLAKMQRQFSTIDNVDQDQFSGTQMSSVARSSAGRLSTARSSPAMFAKSPLAIETPQPVVSHRPTSFYRLLSLNSPEWKQGLIGSLSAIAFGSIQPIYALTVGGMISAFFVQSHEEMRARIRTYSLIFSALSLASMTLNLLQHYNFAYMGEQLTKRIRLNMLRKILTFETAWFDEEHNTSGALCSRLSNEASMVKSLVADRVSLLVQTTSAVTIAMILGLIVAWKLALVMIAVQPLTILCFYTKKVLLSSLSANFVKAQNHSTQIAVEAVYNHRIVTSFGSVGKVLQIFDKAQEAPRKEARKKAWLAGIGMGSAQCLTFMSWALDFWYGGKLVEMGQISAGDVFKTFFILVSTGKVIAEAGSMTSDVAKGATAVASVFEILDRHSLIPGSHNVGDEDGSTRGFKLEKVTGKIEMKKVDFAYPSRPEALVLRQFSLVVKAGTSIGLVGKSGCGKSTVIGLIQRFYDVERGSVKVDEVDIRDLDIQWYRKHTALVSQEPVVYSGTIRDNIMFGKLDASENEVVEAARAANAHEFISALKEGYETECGERGVQLSGGQKQRIAIARAILRNPTILLLDEATSALDVQSEHLVQEALDRIMAGRTTIVIAHRLNTIKNLEMIAFVEDGKVIEKGTYAQLKHKRGAFFNLANCQT; this is translated from the exons ATGGGTTCTCCTGAGGAGAAATTTGAGAGCCATGAAAAAATAGAGAAGAAATCCGCAGATTCAGTATTCAAGATTTTCAGATATGCTGATCGGGTTGATGTTGTGCTAATGGTTTTCGGAACCATCGGAGCTATCGGAGATGGCATGTCTACCAACTGTTTGCTGCTCTTTGCCAGCCGTCTTATGAACAACTTAGGATACGGTCAGAATCAGACCCAACAGAATAATAGTCAAGGAAATTGGATGGACGAGGTTGAAAAG TGCAGTTTATACTTTGTATACTTGGGATTAGCAGTAATGCTGGTGGCTTTTTTGG AAGGTTATTGTTGGAGCAAAACCAGTGAGAGGCAGGTGCTGAAGATTCGTTACAAGTACTTAGAAGCTGTTCTTAGACAAGAAGTTGGGTTTTTTGATTCACAGGAAGCAACCACTTCGGAGGTGATCAACAGTATATCCAAAGATACTTCTCATTTACAGGAAGTTCTGAGTGAAAAG GTGCCGATATTTTTTATGCACTCGTCAGTGTTCGTCTCAGGGCTTGTTTTCTCCACTTTCTTGTCTTGGAGACTATCGTTAGTAGCATTTCCAACACTACTTCTCCTGATCATACCGGGAATGATCTATGGAAAATACCTTCTTTATTTGTCTAAACAGTCATACAATGAGTATGGAAAAGCAAATACCATTGTAGAGCAAGCTCTGAGCTCCATAAAGACTGTCTATTCGTTCACGGCTGAGAGGACAATTGTGGAAAGGTACTCAGCAATATTGGAGAGAACAAGCAGGCTGGGGATCAAGCAAGGGATTGCAAAAGGTCTTGCCATAGGAAGCACAGGTCTGTCATTTGCAATATGGGCACTTCTGGCTTGGTATGGCAGCCATTTGGTGATGTATAGAGGTGAAAGTGGTGGTAGGATCTATGCTGCTGGCATCTCCTTCGTATTGAGTGGACT ATCCTTGGGAATGGCACTTCCAGATTTGAGGCACTTTGCAGAAGCTTCCACTGCTACATCACGCATATTTGATAGGATTGACCGAAAACCATTGATTGATGGTGAAGATACAAAAGGAATTGTGCTGGATAACATTAGAGGCGAACTAGAATTCATAGATGTCAGGTTTACGTACCCTTCTCGCCCAGATTCCATTGTCCTTAAAGACTTCAATCTCAAAGTTGAAGCAGGGAAGACCATTGCACTTGTTGGAGCCAGTGGAAGTGGCAAATCCACAGCAATTGCATTGGTGCAGCGCTTTTACGATGCAGATGGTGGAGTGGTTCGGATTGATGGTGTCGATATAAAGACACTTCAATTGAAGTGGATAAGATCGAAAATGGGACTTGTTAGTCAAGAACATGACTTGTTTGGTACATCAATAAAGGAAAATATCATGTTTGGGAAGCTAGATGCCAATATGGATGTAGTCACAGCTGCAGCTATGGCTGCTAATGCTCACAACTTCATAAGGCAGCTTCCTGAAGGGTATGAAACCAAG ATTGGAGAGCGAGGGGCACTTTTATCTGGGGGACAAAAGCAGCGGATCGCCATTGCTAGAGCAATTATCAAGAACCCTATAATTCTCCTGCTTGATGAAGCAACAAGTGCTCTTGACTCTGAGTCAGAGACACTAGTCCAAAATGCTCTTGACCAAGCCTCCATGGGAAGAACCACATTG GTGGTAGCTCACAAGCTTTCTACAGTTAGAAATGCTGATCTCATTGCAGTTGTCAGTGGAGGTTGCATTATCGAAATAGGCTCACACAATGACCTTATCAACCGTCAAAATGGGCAGTATGCAAAGCTAGCAAAGATGCAGAGGCAGTTTAGTACCATAGACAATGTAGACCAAGACCAATTTTCAGGTACACAAATGTCTTCCGTTGCAAGAAGTAGTGCTGGCAGGTTAAGCACAGCAAGATCAAGCCCTGCAATGTTTGCGAAATCACCACTAGCCATTGAGACCCCACAACCAGTTGTGTCTCATCGCCCAACTTCCTTCTACCGCCTTCTCTCTTTAAACTCCCCAGAATGGAAGCAAGGCCTAATTGGAAGCCTCTCCGCAATAGCCTTTGGCTCAATCCAACCTATCTATGCCCTCACCGTGGGTGGTATGATATCAGCTTTCTTTGTGCAAAGCCATGAGGAAATGCGTGCAAGAATTCGAACATATTCATTGATTTTCTCTGCACTTTCCTTAGCCTCCATGACACTGAATCTTTTGCAACACTACAATTTTGCTTATATGGGTGAGCAGCTCACAAAAAGAATCCGATTGAATATGCTCCGAAAGATCTTAACATTTGAAACAGCGTGGTTTGATGAGGAGCACAACACAAGCGGGGCATTGTGTTCAAGATTGAGCAATGAGGCTTCCATGGTGAAGTCACTTGTGGCAGACAGGGTCTCTTTGTTGGTCCAAACCACTTCAGCCGTCACAATTGCTATGATATTGGGACTAATAGTGGCTTGGAAGCTAGCACTTGTTATGATCGCGGTCCAACCACTAACGATTCTTTGCTTCTACACCAAGAAAGTGCTGCTCTCTAGCCTTTCAGCCAATTTTGTCAAGGCACAAAACCACAGCACCCAAATTGCAGTTGAAGCAGTTTATAACCATAGAATTGTAACTTCATTTGGAAGTGTAGGCAAAGTGCTCCAAATATTCGACAAAGCGCAGGAGGCACCGAGAAAAGAGGCAAGGAAGAAGGCATGGCTGGCTGGGATTGGAATGGGGTCAGCTCAGTGCCTAACATTTATGTCATGGGCATTGGACTTTTGGTATGGTGGTAAACTAGTCGAAATGGGACAAATTTCAGCTGGAGATGTGTTCAAAACATTTTTCATATTGGTTAGTACTGGTAAGGTTATAGCAGAAGCCGGTAGTATGACTTCTGATGTAGCCAAGGGTGCTACTGCAGTTGCATCTGTGTTTGAGATTCTTGACAGGCATTCCTTGATTCCAGGGTCACATAAT GTTGGCGATGAAGATGGCAGTACTAGAGGATTTAAGTTAGAAAAAGTAACAGGAAAGATAGAAATGAAGAAAGTTGACTTTGCATACCCAAGCAGACCAGAGGCCCTTGTGTTGCGCCAATTTAGCTTGGTGGTCAAGGCAGGCACAAGCATCGGACTAGTTGGGAAAAGTGGATGTGGTAAATCAACTGTGATTGGACTGATACAAAGGTTTTACGATGTTGAGAGGGGGTCAGTGAAGGTAGATGAAGTTGATATACGGGATCTTGATATTCAATGGTATAGAAAACACACTGCCCTTGTTAGCCAAGAGCCTGTGGTATATTCAGGCACCATCCGTGACAACATTATGTTCGGGAAGCTTGATGCTTCAGAAAATGAAGTAGTAGAGGCTGCCAGAGCTGCCAATGCTCACGAGTTTATCTC AGCCTTAAAAGAAGGGTATGAGACAGAATGTGGTGAAAGAGGAGTGCAGCTATCAGGAGGGCAAAAGCAAAGAATAGCAATTGCAAGAGCAATACTTAGGAACCCTACAATACTATTGCTAGATGAGGCAACAAGCGCTCTTGATGTGCAATCAGAGCACCTTGTGCAGGAAGCACTGGACCGAATCATGGCTGGAAGAACAACAATTGTGATAGCGCATCGACTTAACACCATAAAGAACCTCGAGATGATTGCCTTTGTCGAAGATGGGAAGGTTATAGAGAAAGGCACTTATGCTCAGCTCAAGCACAAGCGCGGTGCCTTCTTCAACCTCGCAAACTGTCAAACTTAA
- the LOC126786147 gene encoding uncharacterized protein LOC126786147 isoform X2: MSKTIPIWTCVLNRSIRNHRERMRQSSLVNDRVSSTCDELSGDSRQMPVDWDCSLHLPLWVSGTERASIEERLEEWTRQLDASGADISSLASCLKKPLRPLWISQKTVIWLNEVPDHESWDFTPIILVSASSPSGVVQHRTSSEFSWNYIPGAGDDEESWARGLTPTLFWNRACDIINAGPEVCNQMVADIVEKDRVARARRGQDAPQVTVKAPSLVPKSDHYLNDDTSQLAPDLANINRNSSDEDSVISWLGSTNLAVGTSQNAGVSKVDCILNCDKTSIPADPKAYLYLPMVTSKFDRFSLLNNLPSAMNFAKLNLSQGKTLLICCDNGEDISVCVCLAILTTLFDEEGTFDGGNFFSETIITKLEMRRRLITVCKYVVNARPSRGNLKQVFNFLTGGRAGSINMPA, translated from the exons ATGTCGAAGACGATTCCCATTTGGACTTGTGTTTTGAACCGGTCGATTCGAAACCATAGGGAAAGAATGCGGCAGAGTTCTCTGGTTAATGATAGG GTGTCGAGTACTTGTGATGAACTTTCTGGAGATAGTAGACAGATGCCTGTTGATTGGGATTGTTCCTTGCATCTTCCACTCTGGGTTTCTGGAACAGAGAGGGCTTCTATCGAGGAGCGATTAGAAGAATGGACTCGACAGTTGGATGCCAGTGGAGCTGATATTAGCTCTCTTGCTTCTTGTTTAAAAAAGCCTCTACGCCCTCTATGGATATCACAGAAAACTGTCATTTGGTTAAATGAAGTTCCAGACCACGAGTCTTGGGATTTCACACCTATCATTCTTGTTTCTGCATCATCCCCGAGTGGTGTTGTGCAACACAGGACTAGTTCAGAATTTAGCTGGAACTATATACCTGGAGctggtgatgatgaagaaagTTGGGCAAGAGGCTTAACACCTACTCTATTCTGGAATCGTGCCTGTGATATTATAAATGCAGGGCCTGAAGTGTGTAATCAGATGGTGGCTGATATAGTCGAGAAGGATAGAGTGGCTCGTGCTCGAAGGGGACAGGATGCTCCTCAGGTTACTGTTAAGGCCCCAAGTTTGGTACCAAAATCAGATCattatttgaatgatgatACGTCCCAGTTAGCTCCGGATCTTGCAAATATCAATCGAAATTCTTCTGATGAAGATTCTGTTATATCTTGGCTTGGCTCGACTAACCTTGCTGTAGGCACATCTCAAAATG CCGGAGTATCTAAAGTTGACTGCATATTAAACTGTGATAAGACGTCTATCCCTGCTGATCCTAAAGCATATTTATATCTTCCTATGGTG ACATCAAAGTTTGATCGCTTCTCCTTGTTAAATAATCTCCCTTCTGCAATGAACTTTGCAAAGTTGAATCTCAGCCAAGGGAAGACGCTTCTAATTTGTTGTGATAATG GGGAAGATATCAGTGTATGTGTCTGTCTGGCAATTTTGACAACCTTATTTGACGAAGAAG GAACGTTCGACGGGGGAAACTTCTTCAGTGAGACAATTATTACTAAGTTGGAAATGCGGAGAAGACTTATTACCGTCTGCAAATATGTGGTAAATGCTAGGCCATCAAGAGGGAACCTAAAGCAGGTTTTTAACTTTCTTACCGGTGGAAGAGCTGGTTCTATAAACATGCCTGCATAG
- the LOC126786147 gene encoding tRNA A64-2'-O-ribosylphosphate transferase isoform X1, with protein MEDDENTHQLSIYRAARTIKRRDNTLYNALRSIYDDSVFVAEIFQLWPDLPLLANLRCGLWYSRTFHATCYFKSTDGHNNNWSFNTSRLNLHVAQLAGQKGGCFIVDATRRGKRFPDSMSKTIPIWTCVLNRSIRNHRERMRQSSLVNDRVSSTCDELSGDSRQMPVDWDCSLHLPLWVSGTERASIEERLEEWTRQLDASGADISSLASCLKKPLRPLWISQKTVIWLNEVPDHESWDFTPIILVSASSPSGVVQHRTSSEFSWNYIPGAGDDEESWARGLTPTLFWNRACDIINAGPEVCNQMVADIVEKDRVARARRGQDAPQVTVKAPSLVPKSDHYLNDDTSQLAPDLANINRNSSDEDSVISWLGSTNLAVGTSQNAGVSKVDCILNCDKTSIPADPKAYLYLPMVTSKFDRFSLLNNLPSAMNFAKLNLSQGKTLLICCDNGEDISVCVCLAILTTLFDEEGTFDGGNFFSETIITKLEMRRRLITVCKYVVNARPSRGNLKQVFNFLTGGRAGSINMPA; from the exons ATGGAAGACGACGAGAATACTCATCAGCTGAGCATATACAGAGCCGCCAGAACCATAAAGCGCAGGGACAACACCCTCTACAACGCCCTCAGATCCATCTACGACGACTCTGTTTTCGTCGCCGAAATCTTCCAGCTCTGGCCCGACCTCCCTCTCCTCGCCAACCTCCGATGTGGCCTCTGGTACTCCCGAACGTTCCACGCCACGTGTTACTTCAAGTCCACCGACGGCCACAACAACAACTGGTCCTTCAACACGTCCCGCCTCAACCTCCACGTCGCTCAGCTCGCAG GACAGAAGGGCGGGTGTTTCATCGTGGATGCAACTCGGAGAGGGAAGCGGTTTCCCGATAGCATGTCGAAGACGATTCCCATTTGGACTTGTGTTTTGAACCGGTCGATTCGAAACCATAGGGAAAGAATGCGGCAGAGTTCTCTGGTTAATGATAGG GTGTCGAGTACTTGTGATGAACTTTCTGGAGATAGTAGACAGATGCCTGTTGATTGGGATTGTTCCTTGCATCTTCCACTCTGGGTTTCTGGAACAGAGAGGGCTTCTATCGAGGAGCGATTAGAAGAATGGACTCGACAGTTGGATGCCAGTGGAGCTGATATTAGCTCTCTTGCTTCTTGTTTAAAAAAGCCTCTACGCCCTCTATGGATATCACAGAAAACTGTCATTTGGTTAAATGAAGTTCCAGACCACGAGTCTTGGGATTTCACACCTATCATTCTTGTTTCTGCATCATCCCCGAGTGGTGTTGTGCAACACAGGACTAGTTCAGAATTTAGCTGGAACTATATACCTGGAGctggtgatgatgaagaaagTTGGGCAAGAGGCTTAACACCTACTCTATTCTGGAATCGTGCCTGTGATATTATAAATGCAGGGCCTGAAGTGTGTAATCAGATGGTGGCTGATATAGTCGAGAAGGATAGAGTGGCTCGTGCTCGAAGGGGACAGGATGCTCCTCAGGTTACTGTTAAGGCCCCAAGTTTGGTACCAAAATCAGATCattatttgaatgatgatACGTCCCAGTTAGCTCCGGATCTTGCAAATATCAATCGAAATTCTTCTGATGAAGATTCTGTTATATCTTGGCTTGGCTCGACTAACCTTGCTGTAGGCACATCTCAAAATG CCGGAGTATCTAAAGTTGACTGCATATTAAACTGTGATAAGACGTCTATCCCTGCTGATCCTAAAGCATATTTATATCTTCCTATGGTG ACATCAAAGTTTGATCGCTTCTCCTTGTTAAATAATCTCCCTTCTGCAATGAACTTTGCAAAGTTGAATCTCAGCCAAGGGAAGACGCTTCTAATTTGTTGTGATAATG GGGAAGATATCAGTGTATGTGTCTGTCTGGCAATTTTGACAACCTTATTTGACGAAGAAG GAACGTTCGACGGGGGAAACTTCTTCAGTGAGACAATTATTACTAAGTTGGAAATGCGGAGAAGACTTATTACCGTCTGCAAATATGTGGTAAATGCTAGGCCATCAAGAGGGAACCTAAAGCAGGTTTTTAACTTTCTTACCGGTGGAAGAGCTGGTTCTATAAACATGCCTGCATAG
- the LOC126791554 gene encoding cytochrome B5-like protein, translating to MILVVVALLLCVFLGAFALIPSGNTKNVKSNSKAEKTAKIYTKAEVALHNKRTDCWVIIKNKVYDLTPYVEVHPGGDAILTHAGDDSTVGFYGPQHASLVYDMVHEFYIGDLEPEVAVTS from the exons ATGATTCTTGTTGTGGTGGCATTGCTTCTGTGTGTCTTTTTAGGAGCTTTCGCTCTGATCCCATCTG GGAATACAAAAAACGTAAAGTCAAATTCTAAAGCTGAGAAG ACAGCCAAGATATACACTAAAGCTGAGGTTGCTTTGCATAATAAACGAACAGATTGTTGGGTGATTATCAAAAACAAG GTGTATGACCTCACACCATATGTAGAGGTACACCCGGGTGGTGATGCCATCCTCACACATGCTGGGGATGATTCAACTGTTGGGTTTTATGG GCCACAGCATGCTAGCCTAGTCTATGACATGGTTCATGAATTCTATATTGGCGATCTGGAGCCTGAAGTTGCTGTAACTAGTTAG
- the LOC126793464 gene encoding histidine-containing phosphotransfer protein 4-like: MRQCFFDEGMLNEHYVQLEELELDNPHFAEEVMNMFFRDSTKLIATLERALVGAAKVWSKVNTLREILKTGDIGSFGDHFAQLKTEHERLQVHLGTYFQMLRQVDS; this comes from the exons ATGCGGCAATGTTTCTTCGATGAG GGAATGCTTAACGAGCACTATGTCCAACTCGAAGAGTTGGAACTAGACAATCCTCACTTTGCTGAAGAAGTGATGAACATGTTTTTCAGGGACTCCACTAAGCTGATTGCTACACTGGAGCGTGCTCT CGTTGGTGCTGCCAAGGTGTGGTCTAAAGTCAATACCCTGAGAGAAATTCTGAAGACCGGCGACATTGGAAG CTTTGGCGATCATTTTGCTCAACTCAAAACTGAGCATGAGAGACTTCAAGTTCATCTTGGAACTTACTTTCAG atgcTCAGGCAAGTAGACTCTTGA
- the LOC126787829 gene encoding senescence/dehydration-associated protein At4g35985, chloroplastic-like, with protein sequence MGCFSSKSKSKYDQPAAQPLQYQEPPSKNIQQQILLQIPGCRVHLMEEGEALELAAGEFILENIFDENISLATIIEVGEELQWPLTKDEPVVKIDDLHYLFSLPMRDGDPLSYGVSFPEQYMSHLGFLDSFLKEHSCFTITSNSSATKNVKGVDWKEYAPRIEDYNNVLAKAIAGGTGQIVRGIFMCSNAYANQLQKGGETTLARPAEEKQFVKQESSSKNSSATKKSGMNKSLKRARRLSKMTSKLSKSMLDGVGLVTGSVMTPVVKSQAGKSFLKMVPGQVLLASLDAINKILDAAEVAEKQALSATSAATTRIVSNRYGEDAGETTEHAFATVGHCANTAWNIFKIRKAINPASSVKTGVLKSAKDRNKSS encoded by the exons ATGGGTTGTTTCagttccaaatccaaatccaagtaTGATCAACCTGCTGCTCAGCCTCTGCAATACCAAGAACCCCCCAGCAAGAACATACAGCAACAAATCCTCCTACAAATCCCAGGATGCAGAGTTCACCTCATGGAAGAAGGAGAAGCCCTAGAGCTCGCCGCCGGCGAGTTCATTCTCGAGAACATCTTTGACGAGAATATCTCTCTGGCCACCATTATCGAAGTCGGTGAAGAGCTCCAGTGGCCCTTGACGAAAGACGAGCCAGTGGTGAAGATAGATGATTTGCACTACCTCTTCTCTCTGCCTATGAGAGATGGTGATCCTCTGAGCTACGGGGTCTCTTTTCCGGAGCAGTATATGAGTCACTTGGGATTTCTGGATTCGTTTTTGAAGGAGCACTCGTGCTTTACGATCACTTCGAACAGTAGTGCTACGAAGAATGTTAAGGGTGTTGATTGGAAGGAGTATGCACCGAGGATTGAGGACTATAACAATGTCTTGGCTAAGGCAATTGCAGGAGGAACTGGTCAGATTGTTAGGGGAATATTCATGTGTAGCAATGCTTATGCCAATCAG CTTCAAAAAGGAGGCGAGACTACATTGGCTCGTCCAGCTGAGGAGAAACAGTTTGTGAAACAAGAAAGTTCTAGCAAAAATTCGAGTGCCACCAAGAAGAGTGGAATGAACAAGAGTTTGAAACG TGCGAGAAGGTTGTCAAAGATGACATCAAAGTTGAGCAAGTCTATGCTTGATGGGGTTGGTCTCGTGACCGGATCAGTGATGACACCTGTGGTTAAATCCCAAGCAGGGAAGTCATTTCTAAAAATGGTTCCAGGACAAGTCCTCTTGGCTTCACTTGATGCTATCA ACAAGATTTTAGATGCTGCTGAAGTTGCCGAAAAACAAGCCCTTTCGGCTACCTCTGCTGCAACAACCAGAATAGTCAGCAACAG GTATGGGGAAGATGCAGGGGAAACGACTGAGCATGCATTTGCAACGGTGGGTCATTGTGCTAACACTGCTTGGAACATCTTCAAAATACGAAAGGCCATCAATCCTGCATCATCTGTCAAAACAGGAGTACTCAAGAGTGCAAAAGATAGAAACAAAAGTTCTTAA